The DNA window AGAAAGACTCACCGGTATGCTCCAGGAAGCCCTCACTTTCGAAGGGAAGTTCTCTCAGCAGGAGCTTGAGAGGTTCAGGGAAGGATTCAGGAGAACAGTAGAGGATTTTGCCCGGGAGATGGGCTACCGCGACAGGGAGGAAATGCTCAGGTCCCTCAGCGCTGCCCCGCCGGAGGAGCTTGAGCGCGAGCTGATCCTCATCGGGAAAGAGGTAAAGAGCCGCTCGCGGAACCACATGGATAAGATTGCTGATATTTTTTTCAACAACCCCTGCACCGATTACACTCTCAGGACCATTATCCAGGTGCTGCTTCAGGCGCTGCGAAAGAGAATCACCCTGGCGGAAAACGAGCTTTCAAAGGCCATTGCCGAGATGCTCTACGGCTTCGTGACCCTCACAGCCCTCAGGCTGGAGAGAGTGTAAAGGGCGGGGATGCAAGGCACTTTTAAAGACAGGCTTATTCCCCTTCTCTCAGGCCTTTTCGTTGCCTCTCTCATCATTATCGCCTGGGGAAAGATCCAGATAGAGCTCGCCTATCACATCAGCCTCAGCATCGGGGGAAAGACCAAGTGCTTGATATTCGGGCTCTTTGCCCTCTACCTGATCACGAGGCTGCTGCGCCGCGATTTCCAGGGGGCGAGGTCTCTCTCAGACCCGCTCACGGTCTTTACCCTGTTCTGTACCGCTTCCCTTCTCTGGGCCACAAGGCCTGATCTGGTATTTCTCACCGATAACCTGCTGCCGGCGCTCCTTGGCTATTACATGCTGCGCTATCTTCTGGAGAAGGGTCGGGGTGACGGCATTGAGTACCTGAGGGTCCTCGTGCTTTTCGTGGTCCTTCTCATTCTTCGGGGGCCTGCCGATGCCACGGGGAATTTTCTCACCGATCCCACGGTGATGAGTACCGCTTCGGAGCATCATACCATCACTGCCATGATCATCCTGGCCGTGATGCCGGTGACCTTTGCGCTCCTCGTGATGGACAGGAGCCGTCAATGGTGGTATCGCAGTGCCCTTGTGGTGATGTTCCTGGGGATGATCCTTGCCAATTCCCGCATCGGGTGGTTCACCCTTTTCCCCCTTCTCCTCTTTCTTCTCTGGGCATTCCCTTCGCGCCCCCTGCAGCTGTTCTGCGGAGGGCTCTTTGCCTTTGCCGTGCTTGCCTTTCTTGTCATGTTCCCCCATCTTCATGGAAGGTTCATGACGCTCTTCAACATAGGGCATGACAATGATTTTCTGCTCCGTATCCAGTGCTGGCAGTGCACGTTTCAGATGATCCGCGACCATCTGCTGCTGGGTGTGGGGTTTTCAGTCAACACCTTCATGGAGCATGGCGAGAAGATTGTTCCGGGCTTCATGTACGGCCATGCCCACAACCTTTTTCTCACGGTGCTTGTCCTCACTGGGCTCGTGGGGCTGGCGCTCCTGTTGTGGATCATGGTAAAGATAGCCAGGGGGCTCATCTTTTTCAAGAGGCACGCCGGGGAAGCCTTTGCACCCCTGGCGGCAGGCCTTGGGGGAAGCTTTCTTGCCCTCTTTCTGATGAATCTTCCCGACGTGCTCTTAAACAGCTGCAGGGCGACGCTCGTGGCGAGTCTTTTGATGGCCTTCCTTTTTCATCACTGCAGGGAGAGGGGCGGCGCCTGTTAGGCCTCCGGGGGGGTGCCCTCGATCCCCGTATGGCCGAACCCGCCGTCGCTGCGGGCGGTATCATCGAGCATTTCGCGCTTCACGAGCAGGGCCCTTGCCACAGGGGTGAAAATTATCTGGCCTATCCTGTCAAGAGGCTTCACCGTGTAGTCCTCTTTCCCCATGTTGATGAGCACGACGCATACCTCCCCGCGGTAGTCGCTGTCTATGGTGCCGGGGGCATTCAGGATGGTGATGCCATGCTTCGCCGCAAGCCCGCTCCTGGGCCTCACCTGCCCTTCGAACCCCCGGGGAATCGAGAGGGCAATCCCGCAGGGGATAAGCCTGTATTCACCGGGATGGAGCACTATGGGGGCTTCGATATTGGCATGGAGATCCATGCCCGATGACCCCTCGGTCTGATAGCGGGGAAGCGTTTCGCAAAGATGGGGGGGAAGCTTCCGGCAGGCGATGGTGAGTTCTTCCATGGATACTCCCTGTCATAAGTGGAAATGAATGAGAAAGAGAGGCATGAGCCTCTCTTTCTCTCTCTTCGCAGGGATTCCCTATTGCTTGATGATAAGGCTCCCTGAATAGTTGTTCTGTAATTGCGGTGTCTGGCTCCCGTCATCGACATAGAGCTGCACCTTGGGGCTTGCATAGTTAAAGGCCTGAGATGCTGATATCGAGGATCCCCCCGTTGCTGCGGCGGGCCCTATGGTTGTGCCGTTCCCCAGGCCCTCCATGAGGTAGTAGGTGAACACGCCATGCTCAAGGCCTGAGCTCTCCAGCGAAGTCTGCGAGCCGCGGCTTGCGGCAAGGAATACCAGGTTGGAGATGGATTCAAGCTGGCGGGCGAGGTCTTTGCCCTGGAAGTTCTCAGCTGAGCCCGGGAGCGCTATGTAGCGCGACTTCATGGCACCTTTGCCTTTTCCGATGAACCCCCCTGAATAGCAGGAGTCAAAGATGATGACTTTCTTTGCGCTCGTGTTGACGGCAGATACCCACGTGTTGAGCTCCGTTGCGCTGATGCACCGTGAGGCCTGCCCTTCAAAGTCAATAGGGACGATATAAGTTCCTCCCCCAGAGTTTGACCCATGGCCTGAATAGTACATCAGGAACATGTCACTGGCGGTGACCTGGCTTGCCATCGTGCTTATGGCGTTCTGGATGGCGCTCTTGGTGGCAGCGCTGTTGGAGAGGGTCGTCATGGAAGCGCCGCTCCAGAGGGCGCTCGTGGTAAGGCATCCCTTGAGGCCGTTCACATCGTTCACGCACCAGTTGAGGGGGCTTGTGGGGTAATCATTGATGCCCACGAAGAGCGCATATACTTTACCTGGGCCGGAGCTCCCTATGGTGAGAGGCACCGAATTGCTCGGGAGGCTGCTCCCATTCATGAGGGAGACATTCACCGTACTTGCCGTTGCGGCAATGGCGGCGGGCACGGGACATGAGATCTGTGTATCTGCCCAGCTGAGACCTGTCGTGACGGTGACAGGCGTCTCGGTGCCGCGCTGGAAGGAGACGTACCCCGTTCCCTGGGCTGCACCAAAGCCGCTTCCCGTGAGGATGACTGTTGAAGTGCTGCTCTGGGCGATTGATGAAGGCGAGATTGAGGTGATGAGGGGCGATCCCGAAGGGAGCACCTGGAATGACGAGGCGCTGCTCGTGCCCGTCACGTTGGTGACCGTCACGTTATAGGTTCCCTGCACCAGAGATGAAGGACTGGTAAGCACGAGGTAAGTATTGGTCCACTGTGAGAAGGTGCTGACCGTGATGGGCGTCTCCGTGCCCTTCTGGAAGGTGACGGAGCCCTGGGTGGTCCCGAAGTAGTTGCCCGTGATGGTGAGGGTGGTGGTGGTGCCCACCGTCGCTGCATTGGGTGAAAGGGCGGTGATGATGGGCGCGCTCTGCGCTATGGCCGTGATCGTGTTGGCTGTTGATTCTGTTATAGAGGAGTTTATCGATTCTCCTCCCGTGACTATGGTGACCACGACCACATATTTCTGCCCTATGGTAAGATCGGGCACTATGCACTTGATCTGGGTGGTGCTCCATGAATTGTAAACGGCTGCATCAACGCTTGATCCGCCGATGGTGGTGCTCATGAAGGTGACCTTGCTCCTGGTGGTGTCAGCTCTCAGCCCGCGGGTGGAGCCGAAATCGGTGCCGCTGATGACACATTCATTGCCGGACGCAAGGCTTGTGCCTCCCTGGCTGTTGGCTACGCTCGTTACCACGGGGGGATTCGTTACGGTTCCTCCTCCTCCGCCATAGTAGTATCCTCCTCCGCTGTCGCCGCTTCCTCCGCCGCATCCGCTGAGGATGAGGCACGATGCAAGGAGCATCACCAGAAACATTGGTGCTGCAAGATGCCGAGTACGCTTTTTCATCATTCTCCTCCTTGTGGTAATGTTATATGTGACACAATTGCAGTGCAATTGGAAACCTGAGGGGCGTCTCTCCTTCTCCGGGGTAAGTAATTAGTACAATTTTACAGAACCAAGGTAATTCCTTCTCATGGTGAGTAGGACTTTATCGGCTCCAGGGGAAATACCCTGGACGGGAACATTTATTCCCTGAGCTATTAAGATGAGGCGGTGGAGAAAAGGATGCAGCACAAGGTGGAGTTTTTCCGTCACAACATAGGGGACGAGGAGATCGCAAGGGCCATGGCGGTCCTCAATTCCCTTTTCCTCACCACGGGCGAGGAAGTATCACTCTTTGAGTCCAGGCTTGCGGAATACCTGGCCCTCCCCCATGCCGTGGGCCTTACAAGCGCCACGGCAGGCCTGCATCTATCCCTTCTTGCCCTTGGTGTCGGTGCCGGCCACGAGGTTATCACCACGCCTCTCTCCTTCGTCGCCTCGGCCAATGCAATCCTGATGGCAGGGGCGCGGCCTGTCTTTGTCGATGTGGAGGATGAGACGGGGAACATTGACGCTTCCCTCGTGGAGGGCGCCATCACGGAGAAGACAAGGGCCATACTCCCCGTGCACCTCTACGGGTCCATGTGCGATATGAGGCGCCTTCGGGAAATAGCCGACAGGCATCGCCTCGTGATTGTAGAGGACTGTGCCCACGCCCTGGAAGCGTCCCGTGACGGGGTAAGGGTGGGCCACCTCGGTGACACGGCCGTCTTCAGCTTCTATGCCACCAAGAGCATCACGAGCGGCGAGGGAGGCGCCGTGGCGACCCGCCACGGCAGGTGTGCCGGCGGGCTCAAGATGCTCCGCTCCCACGGCATAGAGTCTGATGCCCATGACCGCTATACCCGCTTATACCGCCACTATGACATGGTGCTTCTCGGGTGGAAATACAACATGGATAACCTCCAGGCAGCGCTGCTCATTCCGCAGCTTGCCCGTGCCGAGGAGTATCTCGCGAGGCGCTCACTGATAGCCGCCCGTTATGAAGAGGCTTTTTCACGTCTTGAAGGAGTGAGCTTCCCTCATGTGCCTCAGGGCGCCCGGAGCGGCAGGCACCTTTTCACCATCCAGGTTGATCCGCACCTCCGCGACAGGCTCCTGTGGGCTCTCCAGGAGCGCAATATCGGCGTGGCCGTCAATTTCAGGGCGATTCATCTGATGAGCTACTACCGTGAGACGTTCGGCTTTCAGAGGGGGATGTTCCCCCGGGCCGAGAGAATAGGGGACTCCACCCTTTCGCTTCCCCTCTATCCAAAGCTCACCGACGGGGAAATCTCCCGGGTCATCGAGGCCATGGAAGAGAGCCTCGCCGGATTAAAGAAGGGGTGAGGAGCCTGAGGGTTTCGTGAAGAAATGAAAAAAGGAGAGGCGCGATGCCTCTCCTTTTTATTGGGTATGCCTTGGCTCTTACTTTATCGTAAGACCCGACGAGTAGTTATTCTGCATCTGGGGATTCTGGGAGCCGTCGTCCACGTAGGCTTTCACCAGCGGATCGGCGTAGTTGAAGGCGTCCTGTGCGCTTATGGTGGTCGCCCCCATGGCGGCGGCGGGGCCGATGGTCGTTCCGTCACCGAGCCCCTGCATCACGTAGTAGGTGAATACGCCGTGCTGGAGGGAGGAGCTTTCAAGGGAGAGCTCCGAACCCTGGCAGGCCGCAAGGAACACCAGGTTCGGGAGGGACTGAAGAGCTTTGGTGAAGCCGGGCCCCTTGAAATTGGGGTCAGAGCCCCTGATGGCCTTGTACCTTATCCTTGTTCCCGGGGGCAGGCCCTTGCCTATGAAGCCGCCCGAGTGGCAGCTGTCGAAGATCATGCACTTCTTGGAGCTGCTGTTCAGAGGGGTGAGCCACGTGTCAAGCTCGGTGTTGCTGATGCAGGTCGCGGCACTGTCACCGTCAACGGGCACGATATAGTAGTTGCTTCCTGAGTTTGAGCCGTGGCCCGAGTATTGCATGAAGAACATGTCGTTTGCGCCCACCTTTCCCACAATGGTGGCGATGGCGCTCTGGATGCCGCTCTTTGTCGCCGCGGCATCGGTGAGGGTGGTGATGTCGGCTCCGCTCCAGGTGGAGCTCGAAGTGAGGCAGCTCTTCAAGCCGTTTATGTCGCTGACGCAGTAATTGAGGGGGCTGTCCGGGTAAGCATCGATGCCCACAAAGAGGGCATAGATCTTGCCGCTTGTGCTTCCGCCCACGGTGAGCGTGGCGGCGCCGCTCGACTCGCCTTGAGAGCTTGTCACCGTCACATTGTAAGTGCCTGAATTGGAATACACGTCAGAAGGCGTGGCACAGGTGATTTTTGTGCTTGTCCAGGAAATGGTGGTGCTCTGCGTGATGGGTGTCTCCGTGCCTTTCTGGAAGGAGACAGAGCCTTTCTGGCTGCCGAAGCGCACGCCGTTGATGGTGAGAGTCGTTGCAGAGCCCTGGGAGATGGAACTGGGCGAGATGCTGGTAATGCTTGGGCCGGAGCTGCTCGTGACGGTAATGTTTTGAGCGGTGCTTGTCACACCTCCGCTTGTGTGCACCGTGACGCTTATCACTCCTGATGAGACCGCCGAGGGCACTTTGCATACCACGGCGGTCGTAGACCAGCTGCTCGTGGTGGTCTGCTGTATTGCCGTGTCGGTGCCTTTCTGGAAGGCGATATAGCCTGAGCCCTGGGTGCTTTCGAAGTTGTTGCCGGTGATGGTGATGGATGTTGAGGCGCCCTGGGTGACGGTGGAGGGGGTGATCGAGGTGATGATGGGCGAGGTGCTGCTCGCTATGGTAAGGGATGCGGCATTGCTCAGCTCACCGGTGTTTGAGCGCACATAGACGCTTATATTTCCTGTGGGGGCGGTCCCCGGGATGATGCAGACCACCTGGGTGGCGCTCCACGAGGTGACGGTGCTCTGGCTCACCGGCGTGTCGGTGCCTTTCTGGAACCTCACGTAGCCGCTGCCCTGTGAAGAGCCGAAGTTGACGCCCGTGATGGTGAGCGATGCGCCCTGCGCCGATGTCTGCGGCGAAATGCTGGTGATCTGCGGAGGGTTCGAGGATGAGGGCACCACGGTATTCGCCGCTGATGCCGTAGTGTTTGAAGAGAGATCTCCTGTTGCCGTCACTATTATCACTACGACGGTATACTGCTCACCGTACTGGAGGGCTGTAGGAACGGTGCAGGTAATCGACGTATTGCTCCATGACTTGTAAGCGGTGGCTTCCACATAGGTGCCGTCAGTTTTTACGAACCTCACGGAGCTTGAAGCTCTCACCGACTCGCTGCGCGTGTTGCCGAAGCCCACACCGCTCACGGTACAGTCATTGCCGGGGGAGATGGTCGCACCGCCCGAGCTGTTGGTGACGCCGGTCACAATGGGGCTCGGGGTGGTGGTGGAAGTCGATGAAGTGGGGCCGTAATAGGGATAGGAATTGTTGCCCTTGTTGTAGTCTCCCCCGCAGCCTGCCACGAGGCCGGCGAGCAGCAGAATCACCACGAGGGCCGGGAGCAGAGTGCTCTTAGTGTTCTTCATAAGCTTTTCCTCCTTTTTGTTATAAGCGGGAGAGGCTAGCTTCCCCTCCCGCAGGTGTTTTGCTATTGTTTTATCTCGAGTTCCCCGCTGTAGTTGTTCTGCAGCACGGGGTTCTGATCCGGGTTGTATACCGTGGTGAGGGGCGACGAATAATTGAATAGCTCGCTGGCCGATATGGTGCCGTCCTTGTTGGAGTCGGCAGAGCCAATGGTGCTGCCGCTCCCGAGTCCCTGGATGAGGTAATAGGTGAAAGCACCGTGGCCGAGGCTCGGACTCTCGACGGAGAGCTCACTTCCTTTGCAGGCTCCCATGAATACCAGGTTTGAGAGCTGCTCAAGAGCTTTTGCAAAGTCTGTGCCTGAGAAGCGCTCCTGCGACTTAGCCATTCTCATGAAGCGCACCTTGTCACCTTTTGCCTTGTTGACAAAGCCGCCGGAGTTGCAGGAGTCAAAGATGATGCACTTGTTGCCTGACACGCTGCTCAGGGCAGTCTGCAGCTCGTTTGCCCCGATACAGCCGCTGTAACTGGAGGCGTCAGTGGGGACGATGTAGGACTGGCTTCCGTCATTTGTGCCGTGGCCTGAGTAATAGAAGAAGAAGAGGCTGCCTGAGCCTGCCTGGGCGCCCAGTGACGAGATTTTGCTCATTATGGCCGTCTTGGTGGCATCGTAATCGGTGAGGGTCTCGACGGTGGCACCGTTCCAGAGGGAGCTCTGGGTGAGGGATTCCTTCATCCCGTTCACGTCGTTCACGCACTCCCCGAGATCATTACTGGGGTCAGTGTATTTATTGATGCCCACGAAGAGGGCATAGATGCCGCCGCTTCCGGAGGGGCCGCCCACGATGGTGTGGGGGCCCGTGGTGGTCTCAGAGAAATAAAGGGCCATCTTGCCCATGGTGCTGCTCACCGCCGAGTAGGTGGTGGCGCTCACGTCATAGGCGGTGACCTGTACATATACCTTGCTCTTGTTGGTAAAGACGGCGGGGATGGTGCATGACGTGGCCTGGGAGAGCTGATCCTTCCCGGTGGCGACAAACTCCTGGGGTTTATTTATGGGGGAGACCATCTCGGGATCGACGTTGCACCAGCGGGCCTGATGGGTGGTCTCGGTGCTTCCCGGCGTGGTCGTCCCTTCGGTGATGGCCATGATTTTATAGCGGTAGTTACTTCCGAGGCTTGTCCAGCTCACGCTGATAGTGCCGTCGTTATTTACCGTGCTCGTCACCTCGAGTGCCGAAGGGATCCCCTGGGAGGCGGTGATTGGTGCGTCGCCGAGGGGAGAGGTGATGGTGTAGGAGCCTGTGGCCGGTGAAGGGTTCATCCCTGACTTGACCTGGTAGCTCTCTTCCGTGGTGGTTTTCGAGCCGTATGAGCCGACGATGGGATAACCATAGTAAGTTCTTCCCACGATTGTACTATAGCCGGCATAGGCATTCACCGCGAGGTTCTCCGTCGTTCCGCCCGGGAGAGCCACCGTGTAGGTTCCCGACGGTATGCCTGTTGAAGTGTGGGGATAGACAAGGGCATAGACACCCTGGCTTGTCGTCGAGAACTTGGTTGCATAGAATCCCAGCACTGACGTGGCCTGGAGGGTCGTGGCCGTGTCGATGGTGGCGCTCACCTCGTCGCTTGCAGCCCCGCAGTAAAGATTATTCGCCAGGCTTGTATAGACATAGAGCCTGTAATAATAAGTACCCGCGTTGCCGGGGGTGTCGGTGAAGCCCGTCGTTCCCTGGGTCGTGATGGTCGTCACCAGGTTTGCATCAATGCCTGTCGCGCCCTTGGTGGTGCTGCGGTAGATCCGGTAGCATGAGAAACCGGGCTCCGATGAGGCATTCCACGAAAGGGCCACGGAGGTTGCCTTTGTACCCCTCGCCGAGGCGGTGCAGGTGACAGGCTGGGGAATGGTCATTGTCGTGGTGCCGGCGCCTGAAGGCTTGGAGAATACCCTCACGGGATTGATGCTGGTGGGGGTGAAAGCGACGTTCACCGTGCCGAGGCTCTGGGATCCGCCGCAGGTGCCGCCCGAGATGTTCACATTGTAAGGGACAAGGGTATAAAGGGTCGCCGTGAAATCTCCCTGTGAGTTGGTGCGGGCGGTGGTGGTCCATGAGTTGCCGTTGGCATCAACGAAAGTTCTTGCGATAGTGACCGTGGCATTTGACACGGGGACGCCATTCTCGCCCTGCACCCTTCCGTAAAGTGTCGTAGTGATGTCACCGCCGCCTCCTCCCTCGTCAACGGTGTAGGCAGTGGCATTGAAGGGGCTTCCGCTCCCGTAGCTGCTGCATCCGTTGATTACGAGTCCGATGGCAAGCAGGCAGAGAAGGGGAGCCAGGAGGCTCAATAACGTTCTTTTTCTCATACTGTGCTCCTTTCTTGTCCTTTTACAGGTATCGTTCTCACGTGATGAGAGGAAAGACTCCCCTGGTATCTGTGAAATGGCAGATTTTATTCCAGAGAGGTCTTGAGAAGAATTCTTGGAAACCATGAAAAATCCTCTCCATGGGTGCCCTTTCATGACAAAATCATGGGGGTCATTCCCATGGCTTTCGAGGAGGATACGAAGGATAAAGGAGTTCTGTCGCGAATTCATTCTGGCGGATACTTACGGGGTGGTGATGGTATGGATTTTCTTTCCAAGATTACCGGGAAGCTTCCAGAACAGAAGATCAAAGAGAAGAGGTTCGTAGACCGTCGGCACTGCTCCATTGATGTCACCCTCCTGAAGGACGGGAAGGAACGTATTCCCGCGGTGATAAAGGATATTGCCGTGTACGGCCTTGGCATGGAGTGCTCAAAGCCTTTCAGGAAGGATGAGCAGGTTGATATCATAGTGCCCAAGGACAAGGGGGTCTTCAGCAAGTTCAGGTTCAGCCAGGACACGGTGAAGGCTAGAGTGGTCTGGACGCGGAAAAAGAAAAATGTTGAAATCTACGCGGCAGGGGTGAGGTTCGCCGATTCAAGGATCA is part of the Candidatus Eremiobacterota bacterium genome and encodes:
- a CDS encoding O-antigen ligase family protein; translated protein: MQGTFKDRLIPLLSGLFVASLIIIAWGKIQIELAYHISLSIGGKTKCLIFGLFALYLITRLLRRDFQGARSLSDPLTVFTLFCTASLLWATRPDLVFLTDNLLPALLGYYMLRYLLEKGRGDGIEYLRVLVLFVVLLILRGPADATGNFLTDPTVMSTASEHHTITAMIILAVMPVTFALLVMDRSRQWWYRSALVVMFLGMILANSRIGWFTLFPLLLFLLWAFPSRPLQLFCGGLFAFAVLAFLVMFPHLHGRFMTLFNIGHDNDFLLRIQCWQCTFQMIRDHLLLGVGFSVNTFMEHGEKIVPGFMYGHAHNLFLTVLVLTGLVGLALLLWIMVKIARGLIFFKRHAGEAFAPLAAGLGGSFLALFLMNLPDVLLNSCRATLVASLLMAFLFHHCRERGGAC
- the dut gene encoding dUTP diphosphatase, which codes for MEELTIACRKLPPHLCETLPRYQTEGSSGMDLHANIEAPIVLHPGEYRLIPCGIALSIPRGFEGQVRPRSGLAAKHGITILNAPGTIDSDYRGEVCVVLINMGKEDYTVKPLDRIGQIIFTPVARALLVKREMLDDTARSDGGFGHTGIEGTPPEA
- a CDS encoding caspase family protein; amino-acid sequence: MMKKRTRHLAAPMFLVMLLASCLILSGCGGGSGDSGGGYYYGGGGGTVTNPPVVTSVANSQGGTSLASGNECVISGTDFGSTRGLRADTTRSKVTFMSTTIGGSSVDAAVYNSWSTTQIKCIVPDLTIGQKYVVVVTIVTGGESINSSITESTANTITAIAQSAPIITALSPNAATVGTTTTLTITGNYFGTTQGSVTFQKGTETPITVSTFSQWTNTYLVLTSPSSLVQGTYNVTVTNVTGTSSASSFQVLPSGSPLITSISPSSIAQSSTSTVILTGSGFGAAQGTGYVSFQRGTETPVTVTTGLSWADTQISCPVPAAIAATASTVNVSLMNGSSLPSNSVPLTIGSSGPGKVYALFVGINDYPTSPLNWCVNDVNGLKGCLTTSALWSGASMTTLSNSAATKSAIQNAISTMASQVTASDMFLMYYSGHGSNSGGGTYIVPIDFEGQASRCISATELNTWVSAVNTSAKKVIIFDSCYSGGFIGKGKGAMKSRYIALPGSAENFQGKDLARQLESISNLVFLAASRGSQTSLESSGLEHGVFTYYLMEGLGNGTTIGPAAATGGSSISASQAFNYASPKVQLYVDDGSQTPQLQNNYSGSLIIKQ
- a CDS encoding DegT/DnrJ/EryC1/StrS family aminotransferase, whose protein sequence is MQHKVEFFRHNIGDEEIARAMAVLNSLFLTTGEEVSLFESRLAEYLALPHAVGLTSATAGLHLSLLALGVGAGHEVITTPLSFVASANAILMAGARPVFVDVEDETGNIDASLVEGAITEKTRAILPVHLYGSMCDMRRLREIADRHRLVIVEDCAHALEASRDGVRVGHLGDTAVFSFYATKSITSGEGGAVATRHGRCAGGLKMLRSHGIESDAHDRYTRLYRHYDMVLLGWKYNMDNLQAALLIPQLARAEEYLARRSLIAARYEEAFSRLEGVSFPHVPQGARSGRHLFTIQVDPHLRDRLLWALQERNIGVAVNFRAIHLMSYYRETFGFQRGMFPRAERIGDSTLSLPLYPKLTDGEISRVIEAMEESLAGLKKG
- a CDS encoding IPT/TIG domain-containing protein, which gives rise to MKNTKSTLLPALVVILLLAGLVAGCGGDYNKGNNSYPYYGPTSSTSTTTPSPIVTGVTNSSGGATISPGNDCTVSGVGFGNTRSESVRASSSVRFVKTDGTYVEATAYKSWSNTSITCTVPTALQYGEQYTVVVIIVTATGDLSSNTTASAANTVVPSSSNPPQITSISPQTSAQGASLTITGVNFGSSQGSGYVRFQKGTDTPVSQSTVTSWSATQVVCIIPGTAPTGNISVYVRSNTGELSNAASLTIASSTSPIITSITPSTVTQGASTSITITGNNFESTQGSGYIAFQKGTDTAIQQTTTSSWSTTAVVCKVPSAVSSGVISVTVHTSGGVTSTAQNITVTSSSGPSITSISPSSISQGSATTLTINGVRFGSQKGSVSFQKGTETPITQSTTISWTSTKITCATPSDVYSNSGTYNVTVTSSQGESSGAATLTVGGSTSGKIYALFVGIDAYPDSPLNYCVSDINGLKSCLTSSSTWSGADITTLTDAAATKSGIQSAIATIVGKVGANDMFFMQYSGHGSNSGSNYYIVPVDGDSAATCISNTELDTWLTPLNSSSKKCMIFDSCHSGGFIGKGLPPGTRIRYKAIRGSDPNFKGPGFTKALQSLPNLVFLAACQGSELSLESSSLQHGVFTYYVMQGLGDGTTIGPAAAMGATTISAQDAFNYADPLVKAYVDDGSQNPQMQNNYSSGLTIK
- a CDS encoding caspase family protein, which produces MRKRTLLSLLAPLLCLLAIGLVINGCSSYGSGSPFNATAYTVDEGGGGGDITTTLYGRVQGENGVPVSNATVTIARTFVDANGNSWTTTARTNSQGDFTATLYTLVPYNVNISGGTCGGSQSLGTVNVAFTPTSINPVRVFSKPSGAGTTTMTIPQPVTCTASARGTKATSVALSWNASSEPGFSCYRIYRSTTKGATGIDANLVTTITTQGTTGFTDTPGNAGTYYYRLYVYTSLANNLYCGAASDEVSATIDTATTLQATSVLGFYATKFSTTSQGVYALVYPHTSTGIPSGTYTVALPGGTTENLAVNAYAGYSTIVGRTYYGYPIVGSYGSKTTTEESYQVKSGMNPSPATGSYTITSPLGDAPITASQGIPSALEVTSTVNNDGTISVSWTSLGSNYRYKIMAITEGTTTPGSTETTHQARWCNVDPEMVSPINKPQEFVATGKDQLSQATSCTIPAVFTNKSKVYVQVTAYDVSATTYSAVSSTMGKMALYFSETTTGPHTIVGGPSGSGGIYALFVGINKYTDPSNDLGECVNDVNGMKESLTQSSLWNGATVETLTDYDATKTAIMSKISSLGAQAGSGSLFFFYYSGHGTNDGSQSYIVPTDASSYSGCIGANELQTALSSVSGNKCIIFDSCNSGGFVNKAKGDKVRFMRMAKSQERFSGTDFAKALEQLSNLVFMGACKGSELSVESPSLGHGAFTYYLIQGLGSGSTIGSADSNKDGTISASELFNYSSPLTTVYNPDQNPVLQNNYSGELEIKQ